A part of Silvimonas soli genomic DNA contains:
- a CDS encoding DegT/DnrJ/EryC1/StrS family aminotransferase, whose protein sequence is MTDFLPFTRPSIDEETIADVANVLRSGWITSGPKVQALEAGLSEYFGGRPVRVVNSATGAMEIALHLMNIGPGDEVITTPMTWVATTNIIINAGATPVLVDVDPATRNIDLDLVEAAITPRTKAILPVDLAGLPVDRDRLYAIAKKHNLRVLEDAAQSQGATWGGKRVGSFGDLCSVSFHPNKNMTTTEGGALVMNNAEEARLFEKWRLQGVTRFPDGTMDCDLPGGKYNLTDVSAAVGLGQLKRLDAFNARRVELAKLYFEQIDPALGLTMPVWSDDSNWHMFQPLLPLARMSISRGEFINRMKDQGIGVGIHYPALHLFSLYRARGFKEGMYPHAERVGESTVSLPLFPAMQNEDVSRVCAALRNVLLPVLAA, encoded by the coding sequence ATGACTGATTTTTTGCCGTTTACCCGCCCTTCCATTGACGAAGAAACCATTGCCGATGTAGCCAATGTGCTGCGCAGTGGCTGGATTACCAGCGGCCCCAAGGTGCAAGCACTGGAAGCCGGGTTGTCTGAATACTTTGGCGGGCGTCCGGTGCGCGTGGTCAATTCTGCGACTGGCGCCATGGAAATCGCATTGCATCTGATGAACATCGGACCCGGCGATGAAGTCATCACCACGCCGATGACCTGGGTTGCCACCACCAATATCATCATCAACGCGGGCGCTACGCCGGTGCTGGTAGATGTCGACCCGGCCACACGTAATATTGATCTGGATCTGGTCGAAGCCGCCATCACGCCCCGCACCAAGGCAATCTTGCCGGTGGATCTGGCGGGCTTGCCGGTGGATCGTGATCGCCTGTACGCCATCGCCAAAAAGCATAATCTGCGCGTACTGGAAGACGCCGCCCAATCGCAAGGTGCAACTTGGGGTGGCAAGCGGGTTGGCAGCTTTGGCGACCTGTGTTCAGTATCGTTTCACCCCAACAAGAACATGACCACCACCGAAGGCGGTGCGCTGGTTATGAACAATGCTGAAGAAGCGCGCCTGTTTGAAAAATGGCGCCTGCAAGGCGTGACGCGCTTTCCAGACGGCACCATGGATTGCGACTTGCCCGGCGGCAAATACAATCTGACCGATGTCTCGGCGGCAGTGGGCCTGGGCCAATTGAAGCGACTGGATGCCTTTAACGCGCGCCGGGTAGAACTGGCCAAGCTGTACTTCGAGCAAATCGACCCTGCTCTGGGCTTGACCATGCCGGTGTGGTCCGATGACAGCAACTGGCATATGTTCCAGCCGCTGCTGCCACTGGCACGCATGAGCATCAGCCGCGGCGAATTCATCAACCGTATGAAGGATCAAGGCATTGGCGTAGGTATCCACTACCCAGCCTTGCATTTGTTTAGCCTGTATCGCGCCCGTGGCTTCAAGGAAGGCATGTATCCTCACGCCGAACGGGTGGGTGAATCCACAGTAAGCCTGCCGCTGTTCCCGGCCATGCAGAACGAAGATGTCAGCCGCGTCTGCGCCGCACTGCGCAATGTGTTGCTGCCTGTTCTAGCCGCTTGA
- the trxB gene encoding thioredoxin-disulfide reductase gives MSTKHSGLLILGSGPAGYTAAVYAARANLKPVLITGLAQGGQLTTTTDVDNWPADADGVQGPELMVRFQKHAERFGTEILFDHIHTTHLHEKPIRLVGDAGEYTCDALIIATGASAQYIGLPSEEAFAGKGVSACATCDGFFYRGQKVAVVGGGNTAVEEALYLANIANHVTLIHRRDTFRAEKILVDHLMAKVAEGKISLEVNQTLDEVLGDASGVTGARLKSSIDGSTKNMEVAGVFIAIGHKPNTDIFKGQLEMDSTGYLITKGGRDGGATATSVPGVFAAGDVQDHIYRQAVTSAASGCQAALDADRYLETLR, from the coding sequence ATGTCCACCAAACATTCCGGTCTGCTTATCCTTGGTTCCGGCCCGGCGGGTTACACCGCTGCCGTGTACGCGGCACGCGCCAACCTCAAGCCAGTGCTAATCACCGGTCTGGCACAAGGCGGCCAACTGACCACCACCACCGACGTAGACAACTGGCCTGCTGATGCCGATGGCGTGCAAGGCCCGGAATTGATGGTGCGCTTTCAAAAGCATGCTGAGCGCTTTGGTACCGAAATCCTGTTTGACCACATCCACACCACGCATCTGCACGAGAAACCAATCCGTCTGGTCGGCGATGCCGGTGAATACACCTGCGACGCACTGATTATTGCTACTGGTGCTTCGGCGCAGTACATCGGCTTGCCTAGCGAAGAAGCTTTTGCAGGCAAGGGCGTCTCTGCTTGTGCTACATGTGATGGTTTCTTCTATCGCGGCCAGAAGGTCGCGGTAGTCGGCGGCGGCAATACCGCTGTTGAAGAAGCACTGTACCTGGCCAACATTGCCAACCACGTCACCCTGATTCACCGTCGTGACACCTTCCGTGCCGAGAAGATTCTGGTTGATCATCTGATGGCCAAGGTTGCTGAAGGCAAGATTTCGCTGGAAGTGAACCAGACTCTGGATGAAGTGCTGGGTGATGCTTCCGGTGTGACTGGCGCTCGTCTGAAATCGTCGATTGATGGCAGCACCAAAAACATGGAAGTCGCTGGCGTGTTTATTGCCATTGGCCACAAGCCCAATACCGACATCTTCAAGGGTCAACTGGAGATGGACAGCACCGGTTACCTGATCACCAAGGGTGGTCGTGACGGCGGCGCTACCGCAACCAGCGTGCCGGGCGTATTTGCTGCCGGCGACGTGCAAGATCATATCTACCGTCAGGCAGTGACCTCCGCTGCCAGCGGTTGCCAGGCCGCGCTGGATGCGGATCGTTACCTGGAAACTTTGCGCTAA
- a CDS encoding formyltransferase, with the protein MSRAVVFAYHNVGVRCLKVLLAQGVDVALVVTHEDNPNENIWFGSVAQVCRDYDIPFITPENPNVPEVEQRVAGLKPDFLFSFYYRNMLKATLLESAKYGAFNMHGSLLPKYRGRVPVNWAIIKGETETGATLHVMNVKPDNGPLVDQQAIPILPDDTAEEVFEKVTVAAEICLNRALPGLLNGTAQFVQQDLSLGAYFGGRKAEDGRIDWSQSITQVHNLVRAVTHPYPGAFCDTAQGRLILWRTRILQATGQAPRAALMAEHDKLIATTAQGGFLQILEAELNGQPLTTQMVSGFPGRTLLLSA; encoded by the coding sequence ATGAGTCGTGCCGTTGTTTTTGCCTACCACAACGTTGGCGTGCGCTGCCTGAAGGTGCTGCTGGCGCAAGGCGTTGACGTCGCGCTGGTAGTAACCCATGAAGACAACCCGAACGAGAACATCTGGTTTGGTTCGGTGGCGCAGGTTTGCCGAGATTACGACATTCCGTTTATCACACCAGAAAACCCCAATGTGCCGGAAGTGGAGCAGCGTGTTGCCGGTCTGAAGCCGGACTTTCTGTTCTCGTTCTACTACCGCAACATGCTCAAGGCCACGCTGCTGGAATCCGCGAAGTACGGCGCATTCAACATGCATGGATCACTGCTGCCCAAGTATCGCGGCCGGGTGCCGGTAAACTGGGCGATCATCAAGGGCGAGACCGAAACCGGTGCGACATTGCATGTCATGAACGTCAAGCCAGACAACGGCCCGCTGGTGGATCAACAGGCTATCCCCATCCTGCCCGATGACACGGCTGAAGAAGTCTTTGAGAAAGTGACTGTAGCGGCTGAAATCTGTCTGAATCGTGCCCTGCCCGGTTTGTTGAACGGCACTGCGCAGTTTGTTCAGCAAGACTTAAGCTTGGGAGCGTATTTTGGCGGCCGCAAAGCCGAAGACGGACGAATCGACTGGAGCCAGTCGATCACTCAGGTTCATAATCTGGTCCGAGCTGTAACCCACCCTTATCCCGGTGCTTTTTGCGACACCGCACAGGGTCGGCTGATTTTGTGGCGTACGCGCATTTTGCAAGCCACCGGGCAAGCACCACGTGCCGCGTTGATGGCCGAACACGACAAGCTGATCGCCACCACGGCCCAAGGCGGTTTTTTGCAGATTCTGGAAGCTGAATTGAACGGCCAGCCGCTTACCACCCAGATGGTGTCCGGCTTTCCCGGTCGCACCCTGCTGCTGAGTGCATGA
- the rpsB gene encoding 30S ribosomal protein S2, which yields MSISMRQMLEAGVHFGHQTRYWHPKMGQYIFGARNKIHIINLEKTLPLFEDALKYVRRLSANKGTVLFVGTKRQAREILAEEAQRAGMPFVDHRWLGGMLTNFKTVKQSIKRLEEMTAILADENSGYGKKEILTIKREVEKLERSLGGIKDMKGLPDALFVIDTGYQKGAIVEAQKLGIPVIGIVDTNNNPEGIDYIVPGNDDSSRAIRLYARGVADAVLEGRNQAVQEVVEAAAEAQA from the coding sequence ATGTCTATCAGCATGCGTCAAATGCTCGAAGCCGGCGTCCACTTCGGCCACCAAACACGTTACTGGCACCCAAAGATGGGCCAATACATTTTTGGTGCACGCAACAAGATTCACATTATCAACCTGGAAAAGACCCTGCCGCTGTTTGAAGATGCGCTGAAGTACGTGCGTCGCCTGTCGGCTAACAAGGGCACTGTCCTGTTTGTTGGTACCAAGCGCCAAGCCCGCGAAATCCTGGCTGAAGAAGCACAACGCGCCGGTATGCCGTTTGTCGATCACCGCTGGCTGGGCGGTATGCTGACGAACTTCAAGACCGTCAAGCAGTCCATCAAACGCCTGGAAGAAATGACTGCCATCCTGGCCGACGAAAACAGTGGCTACGGCAAGAAAGAAATCCTGACCATCAAGCGCGAAGTTGAAAAGCTCGAGCGCTCGCTGGGCGGCATCAAGGATATGAAGGGTCTGCCAGACGCGCTGTTCGTTATCGATACCGGCTATCAAAAGGGTGCGATCGTTGAAGCCCAGAAACTGGGTATCCCTGTTATCGGTATCGTTGATACCAACAACAACCCGGAAGGCATCGACTACATCGTTCCAGGTAACGATGACTCCTCCCGCGCTATCCGTCTGTACGCTCGTGGCGTAGCTGACGCAGTGCTGGAAGGTCGTAACCAGGCCGTGCAAGAAGTTGTGGAAGCGGCTGCTGAAGCGCAAGCGTAA
- a CDS encoding glycosyltransferase family 39 protein — protein MTEFTSKPWARLLLVILLAVLWFGTLGYRKVINPDEGRYSEIAREMTVSGDWVTPRLNGIKYFEKPALQYWATAASFEVLGESEFAARIWPGLTGFLGILFTFYVSRRLWGERTAWYAAAMLASCAWWLGNGHFLTLDMGVSYFMTLGMGAFVLAQRDSATAKETRNWMLTCWAAMGLAILSKGLIGLVLPGAVLVLYSIIQRDARMWLKLHIVKGLLLMLLITVPWFFLVSRANSEFLWFFFVHEHFQRFTTTEHNRVGPLWYFIPILIAGMIPWTSFLPQALKTGWQKETSQRFQTNRFLLIWAVFIFAFFSKSDSKLPSYILPIFPALAMLAAQVLDRVSAKALRWHLGWLVIAGIALIIGAQIFGMHGNDRTPVAINHAYSLWLTAAGVVLTAAGIAAWVFASKGCKSAAIASAVIGGLIGCQLPMVGHESFAATNSSYYLVQAMQPRITPQTTLYSVDYYDQTLPFYLKRTLQFVDYVDEFKLGQTSEPDKLIHLDEFMRRWQTDAAPMAVMAKGTYDKLQKLGLPMTVVTSDPRRIVIAKP, from the coding sequence ATGACTGAATTCACCTCCAAGCCTTGGGCTCGCCTGTTGCTCGTGATTCTGCTTGCCGTTCTGTGGTTCGGTACGCTGGGTTACCGCAAAGTCATCAATCCGGATGAAGGCCGTTACTCCGAAATCGCCCGCGAGATGACTGTCTCGGGCGACTGGGTTACGCCGCGTCTGAATGGCATCAAGTATTTCGAGAAGCCCGCACTGCAATATTGGGCCACCGCCGCCAGCTTTGAAGTGTTGGGCGAGAGCGAATTCGCCGCCCGCATCTGGCCGGGGCTGACCGGCTTTCTGGGCATCCTGTTTACGTTTTATGTTTCCCGTCGCCTGTGGGGTGAGCGCACCGCCTGGTACGCCGCAGCCATGCTGGCCAGCTGCGCCTGGTGGCTGGGTAATGGGCACTTTCTGACGCTGGATATGGGCGTCAGCTATTTCATGACGTTAGGCATGGGCGCGTTTGTACTCGCCCAGCGTGACTCTGCCACCGCCAAAGAAACCCGCAACTGGATGCTCACCTGTTGGGCCGCCATGGGCCTGGCGATTCTGTCCAAGGGTTTGATCGGACTGGTGCTGCCCGGCGCCGTGCTGGTGTTGTATTCGATCATCCAGCGCGATGCCCGGATGTGGTTGAAGCTGCATATCGTCAAGGGTTTGCTGTTGATGTTGTTGATCACAGTGCCCTGGTTCTTTCTGGTGTCTCGCGCCAATTCGGAGTTCCTCTGGTTCTTCTTTGTGCATGAGCATTTCCAGCGTTTTACCACCACCGAGCACAACCGAGTCGGGCCATTGTGGTACTTCATCCCGATCCTGATCGCCGGGATGATTCCGTGGACCAGCTTTTTGCCGCAAGCATTGAAAACAGGTTGGCAGAAAGAAACTAGCCAGCGTTTTCAGACCAACCGTTTTCTACTGATCTGGGCCGTATTCATTTTTGCGTTTTTCTCCAAATCTGATTCCAAGCTGCCCTCTTACATCCTGCCGATTTTTCCGGCGTTGGCCATGCTGGCTGCACAAGTGCTGGACCGGGTTTCCGCCAAGGCATTGCGCTGGCATCTGGGCTGGCTGGTGATAGCCGGGATCGCGTTGATCATCGGCGCGCAGATTTTTGGCATGCACGGTAACGACCGCACGCCCGTTGCCATTAACCACGCGTATTCCTTGTGGCTTACCGCGGCTGGGGTGGTACTGACCGCTGCAGGTATTGCTGCCTGGGTCTTCGCCAGCAAAGGCTGTAAAAGCGCGGCAATTGCCAGCGCCGTGATCGGCGGATTGATTGGCTGCCAGTTGCCAATGGTCGGACACGAGTCTTTCGCCGCTACCAATTCCAGCTATTACCTCGTGCAGGCCATGCAGCCACGCATTACGCCGCAAACAACGCTGTATTCGGTCGATTATTACGATCAGACGCTGCCGTTTTATCTGAAACGAACTCTGCAATTTGTGGATTACGTCGATGAATTCAAACTGGGTCAGACTTCCGAACCCGACAAACTGATCCATCTGGATGAATTCATGCGCCGCTGGCAAACCGATGCCGCGCCCATGGCCGTGATGGCCAAAGGTACCTATGACAAGCTGCAAAAGCTCGGCTTGCCCATGACTGTCGTAACCAGCGACCCGCGTCGCATTGTGATTGCCAAACCATGA
- a CDS encoding ABC transporter permease: MPLFRPLAGLQHAAVRRVLLKQIYFTGNEAAFLILLIGFALGGIVVAMLHGQYGQSQESSLRLLASLGFREISPLLAAIILVARSSSAVASELATMQVHGEIRSLYRMGIPLGAYLIVPRVLGMTIACIGLSFYLAVAAQLGGAVLGAGADVTYQVIEFDRMLSLEQVLTCLAKAALFGAAASLLACYVGLRVGPYVTDIPKASSRSVVRGLSAVFVLDFMWSLWIS, encoded by the coding sequence TTGCCCCTTTTCAGGCCGCTAGCCGGTTTGCAGCATGCCGCCGTCAGACGGGTGCTGCTTAAACAAATTTACTTTACCGGTAACGAGGCGGCATTTCTGATCTTGCTGATCGGTTTTGCGCTGGGTGGCATTGTGGTGGCGATGCTGCACGGGCAATACGGGCAAAGTCAGGAATCCTCATTGCGCTTGCTGGCCTCGCTGGGTTTTCGCGAGATCAGTCCGTTGCTGGCGGCGATTATCCTGGTGGCGCGTTCGTCTTCGGCCGTGGCGAGTGAACTGGCCACCATGCAAGTACATGGAGAGATTCGCAGTTTGTATCGCATGGGCATTCCGTTGGGCGCTTATTTGATAGTGCCACGCGTATTGGGCATGACCATTGCGTGCATTGGGCTGTCGTTTTATCTGGCCGTTGCTGCCCAGTTGGGTGGGGCAGTCCTCGGGGCCGGGGCCGATGTTACCTATCAGGTGATCGAGTTTGATCGCATGTTGAGTCTGGAGCAGGTGCTGACGTGCCTGGCCAAGGCAGCCTTGTTTGGCGCTGCTGCCAGTTTGCTGGCCTGTTACGTCGGTCTGCGAGTGGGGCCTTATGTTACAGATATCCCCAAAGCGTCATCGCGATCTGTTGTGCGCGGACTAAGCGCCGTATTTGTGCTCGATTTCATGTGGTCGTTATGGATCTCCTGA
- the tsf gene encoding translation elongation factor Ts, whose translation MAEITAKLVGELRELTGMGMMECKKALVEAAGDIKAAEEALRIKSGNKASKLAGRTAAEGTVAVFISGDKKHGALLEVNCETDFVGKDANFLAFAAVAVKAVAESNVTDIEALASVVVDGQTVEEHRKAVISKLAENITLRRSVRYETTGELAAYLHGSKIGVLLALQGGDEQLGKDIAMHIAASKPICVSKDQVSAELLESERKIFSAQAAESGKPADIVEKMVDGRINKYLAEVTLLGQPFVKNPDQTVEKLLAEKGAKVDAFTMFVVGEGIEKKVVDYAAEVAAAAKV comes from the coding sequence ATGGCGGAAATCACCGCAAAACTGGTTGGCGAACTGCGCGAACTGACTGGCATGGGCATGATGGAATGCAAGAAGGCGCTGGTTGAGGCTGCTGGCGACATCAAGGCTGCTGAAGAAGCGCTGCGCATCAAGTCCGGCAACAAGGCTTCCAAGCTGGCTGGTCGTACCGCCGCTGAAGGTACCGTTGCTGTGTTTATCTCCGGCGACAAGAAGCACGGCGCGCTGCTCGAAGTGAACTGTGAAACTGACTTCGTGGGCAAAGATGCCAACTTCCTGGCATTTGCTGCCGTGGCTGTGAAGGCAGTTGCTGAATCGAACGTGACCGATATCGAAGCGCTGGCTTCGGTTGTGGTGGATGGCCAGACTGTTGAAGAACATCGCAAGGCTGTGATCTCCAAGCTGGCAGAAAACATCACCCTGCGTCGTTCGGTGCGTTACGAAACTACCGGCGAACTGGCTGCTTACCTGCACGGCTCCAAGATTGGTGTTCTATTGGCACTGCAAGGTGGCGACGAACAACTGGGTAAAGACATCGCCATGCATATCGCTGCAAGCAAGCCGATTTGCGTGTCGAAAGACCAGGTTTCCGCAGAGCTGCTGGAATCCGAACGCAAGATTTTCTCCGCACAAGCGGCTGAATCGGGCAAGCCTGCCGACATCGTCGAGAAGATGGTTGACGGCCGTATCAACAAGTACCTGGCTGAAGTCACCCTGCTGGGTCAGCCTTTCGTGAAGAACCCTGACCAGACCGTTGAAAAACTGCTGGCCGAGAAGGGTGCCAAAGTTGATGCGTTCACCATGTTCGTGGTGGGCGAGGGCATTGAGAAGAAGGTTGTTGATTACGCTGCAGAAGTTGCAGCTGCTGCGAAGGTCTGA
- a CDS encoding SMR family transporter, translated as MKPLEFLLILIGVLLNAGAQLALKAGVRTIGHFEFSLSNALPIGWQLGTNPYILTGLSCYVISVVVWILALSRVEVSVAYPMLSIGYVVNALLAWQLFGEALSSQRVAGIGIIMVGVFLIARS; from the coding sequence ATGAAACCCCTTGAATTTCTGTTGATTCTGATTGGCGTGCTGCTCAATGCCGGGGCGCAACTGGCCCTTAAAGCCGGCGTACGCACCATTGGTCACTTTGAGTTTTCGCTCTCTAACGCTTTGCCGATAGGCTGGCAGCTGGGCACCAATCCGTACATCCTGACTGGCCTGAGTTGCTATGTAATCAGCGTGGTGGTGTGGATTCTGGCGCTGTCGCGGGTTGAGGTCAGCGTGGCCTACCCGATGCTGTCGATTGGTTATGTTGTCAACGCGCTGCTGGCTTGGCAGTTATTTGGTGAAGCGTTGAGTTCACAACGCGTCGCCGGCATTGGCATCATCATGGTTGGCGTTTTCCTGATTGCTCGGAGTTGA
- a CDS encoding MlaD family protein — MPIKYLRDTDARFQWLGWRVGVFIAAGFLCFVALVVLLAIRQGYFTPKTRLSFVAESGNSMSTGMQVRLSGFKIGVVDRVALNDQAKVDVELLIENRYIKWVKPDSVALLQQDGFLGDHFIEIAGGTATALPIEEGGKLIFAPVMGLSEIAADLRQRTIPVIDSVHEMLEFMNDPKGDVRGTLANLNQFSAELRETRKSLDLVLAHLDQVAAKDLPATLSDARQAAQRADQVLQTADRAASDVAARLPGILEHANTTASEAAALATTAHQMVDKVAPQVPGLVRDTGDLVQTGNDLTEGAARSWPFNRWIDAAQASAPIPDSRQGGGAQ; from the coding sequence ATGCCCATAAAATATCTGAGAGACACCGACGCGCGCTTCCAGTGGCTGGGCTGGCGGGTGGGGGTGTTTATTGCTGCTGGCTTTTTGTGCTTTGTGGCGTTGGTGGTGCTGCTGGCGATTCGGCAGGGCTATTTCACCCCCAAGACCCGTTTGTCTTTTGTGGCCGAGAGCGGCAATAGCATGAGCACTGGCATGCAGGTGCGTCTGTCGGGCTTCAAAATTGGCGTCGTGGACCGGGTGGCGCTGAACGACCAGGCCAAGGTGGACGTGGAGTTGCTGATTGAGAACCGGTATATCAAATGGGTAAAACCGGACTCGGTGGCGCTGCTGCAGCAGGACGGTTTTCTGGGTGACCACTTTATCGAGATCGCCGGGGGTACCGCGACTGCGCTCCCGATCGAGGAGGGCGGCAAGCTGATTTTCGCGCCGGTCATGGGTTTGTCCGAGATTGCTGCGGATTTGCGCCAGAGAACCATCCCGGTGATCGATTCCGTGCATGAGATGCTGGAATTCATGAATGACCCCAAAGGTGACGTGCGCGGCACACTAGCCAATCTGAACCAGTTCAGTGCCGAACTGCGCGAAACACGCAAATCGCTGGATCTGGTGCTGGCTCATCTGGATCAAGTGGCTGCCAAAGACCTCCCCGCTACTTTGAGCGATGCCAGACAGGCCGCGCAACGAGCTGACCAAGTATTGCAGACGGCGGACAGGGCCGCGTCTGATGTTGCGGCGCGCTTGCCGGGTATTCTCGAACATGCCAACACCACCGCCAGCGAGGCTGCAGCGCTGGCAACCACCGCGCACCAAATGGTCGACAAAGTTGCGCCACAGGTGCCGGGCCTGGTGCGTGACACCGGTGATTTGGTGCAAACCGGCAATGATTTGACCGAAGGCGCCGCACGCAGCTGGCCGTTCAATCGCTGGATCGATGCGGCGCAGGCTTCGGCGCCCATTCCCGATAGCCGCCAGGGCGGGGGTGCGCAATGA
- the pyrH gene encoding UMP kinase: MSPEPKYKRILVKLSGEALMGEDSYGINRITIERIVNEIKAVVDLGVQVAIVIGGGNIFRGVAPAAAGMDRATADYMGMLATVMNALALQDAMRHAGIVSRVQSALTIQQVAEPYIRGKAIRYLEENKVVIFGAGTGNPFFTTDTAAALRGMEVGADIVLKATKVDGVYTDDPKKNPDAVRYQSVTFDEAIGRNLKVMDATAFALCRDQKMNINVFSIFKAGALKRVVLGEDEGTLVHC; the protein is encoded by the coding sequence ATGAGCCCCGAACCCAAATACAAACGCATCCTGGTGAAACTGTCCGGTGAAGCCCTGATGGGTGAGGATAGCTACGGTATCAATCGCATCACCATCGAGCGCATCGTCAATGAAATCAAGGCGGTGGTTGATCTGGGCGTCCAGGTGGCGATCGTGATCGGCGGCGGCAACATCTTTCGCGGCGTGGCACCGGCAGCAGCAGGCATGGATCGCGCCACTGCGGACTACATGGGGATGCTGGCAACAGTCATGAATGCCCTGGCTCTGCAAGACGCCATGCGCCACGCAGGCATCGTCAGTCGCGTGCAATCGGCGCTGACCATCCAGCAAGTCGCCGAACCCTACATTCGCGGTAAAGCCATTCGCTATCTGGAAGAAAACAAAGTGGTAATTTTTGGTGCCGGTACCGGTAACCCATTCTTTACTACAGACACCGCCGCCGCATTGCGCGGCATGGAAGTGGGTGCCGATATCGTACTCAAGGCCACCAAGGTGGATGGCGTGTATACCGATGATCCTAAAAAGAATCCGGATGCAGTGCGCTACCAGTCCGTGACCTTTGATGAGGCGATCGGCCGCAATCTGAAGGTGATGGACGCCACTGCTTTTGCCCTCTGTCGTGACCAGAAAATGAATATCAACGTCTTCAGTATCTTCAAGGCTGGCGCTCTCAAGCGCGTGGTACTTGGGGAAGACGAAGGTACGCTGGTACACTGCTAA
- a CDS encoding Smr/MutS family protein: MLPPSNRNYLFIMSADLKQRLKQIKKTLVQQTQAAPKPAPIIPSEPTDHELFLAATQGVVKLYRPARFEYPRAKPSPWPRQHEKDEAAVMADAMSDLWPWDELESGEELLFIRPGLKMETLRKLRRGEWVVQAQLDLHGMNSDSARLAVAEFLLHCRRTNKRCVRIIHGKGLGSVNREPVLKLKLKNWLAQRDEVLGFSQARAVDGGSGAVLVLLKGWREK; this comes from the coding sequence ATGTTGCCGCCATCGAACCGCAATTATTTATTCATCATGAGTGCCGACCTGAAGCAGCGCCTGAAGCAAATCAAAAAGACGCTGGTTCAGCAAACTCAGGCTGCGCCCAAACCGGCGCCGATCATTCCTTCAGAACCCACCGATCACGAATTGTTTCTGGCCGCGACCCAGGGGGTGGTAAAGCTTTATCGACCGGCCCGTTTTGAGTATCCGCGTGCCAAGCCCAGCCCCTGGCCCAGGCAGCACGAGAAGGATGAAGCGGCGGTTATGGCGGACGCCATGTCCGACCTGTGGCCATGGGATGAACTGGAAAGCGGCGAAGAGCTGCTGTTTATCCGGCCTGGCCTCAAGATGGAGACCTTGCGCAAATTGCGGCGCGGCGAGTGGGTGGTGCAGGCGCAACTTGATCTGCATGGCATGAACAGTGATAGCGCCCGCCTGGCCGTGGCGGAGTTTCTCTTGCATTGCCGTCGCACTAACAAACGCTGCGTGCGAATCATTCACGGCAAGGGTCTGGGTTCGGTCAATCGCGAACCGGTGCTTAAGCTCAAGCTGAAAAACTGGCTGGCGCAACGCGATGAAGTGCTTGGTTTTAGTCAGGCACGCGCGGTGGATGGTGGGTCCGGCGCCGTGCTGGTACTACTGAAAGGCTGGCGTGAAAAATAG
- a CDS encoding glycosyltransferase — protein MSHPEVTVVIPVYNEEAGLQALFDRLYPAMDALGKTYEVLFVNDGSRDRSAGVLSAQFETRPDVTRVVLLNGNFGQHRAILAGFEHARGLRIVTMDADLQNPPEDVGTLLAEMDKGHDYVGSIRRKRNDSWWRHIASRAMNGLREKLTSIKMTDQGCMLRAYDRRIIQLINQCAEMHTFIPALAYSFSQNPTEVIVGHEERHAGESKYSLYSLIRLNFDLMTGFSIVPLQAFSMMGMVISLLSGLLVLLLIGRRIFFGPEVGGLFTLFAIAFFLIGIALFGIGLLGEYIGRIYHEVRQRPRYLITTILQQKDES, from the coding sequence ATGAGCCATCCAGAAGTAACGGTTGTTATCCCTGTTTACAACGAAGAGGCTGGACTGCAAGCCTTGTTCGACCGGCTTTACCCGGCCATGGATGCCTTGGGTAAAACCTATGAAGTGCTGTTCGTCAATGACGGCAGCCGCGACCGCTCGGCCGGTGTGCTGTCCGCACAGTTTGAAACGCGCCCTGATGTCACTCGCGTCGTATTGCTGAATGGCAATTTCGGCCAGCATCGGGCCATTCTGGCGGGCTTTGAACATGCGCGCGGTTTGCGCATTGTGACCATGGATGCCGATCTGCAGAACCCGCCCGAAGACGTTGGCACTTTGCTGGCTGAAATGGACAAAGGCCACGATTACGTGGGTTCCATTCGCCGTAAACGCAATGATTCCTGGTGGCGTCACATCGCCAGCCGTGCGATGAACGGCCTGCGCGAAAAGCTCACCAGCATCAAAATGACCGATCAGGGCTGTATGCTGCGCGCCTATGACCGCCGCATTATTCAGTTGATTAACCAGTGCGCCGAAATGCATACGTTTATTCCGGCGCTGGCGTATTCGTTCTCGCAAAACCCCACCGAAGTGATTGTCGGTCACGAGGAGCGCCATGCGGGTGAATCCAAATATTCGCTGTACAGCCTGATCCGCTTGAACTTTGACTTGATGACGGGCTTTTCGATTGTGCCACTGCAGGCGTTCTCGATGATGGGCATGGTGATCTCGCTGCTGTCGGGCCTGTTGGTGCTGCTGCTGATCGGTCGCCGTATTTTTTTCGGGCCGGAAGTTGGCGGTCTGTTTACTCTGTTTGCCATTGCCTTCTTCCTGATCGGTATTGCGCTGTTCGGCATCGGCTTGTTGGGTGAATACATTGGTCGTATTTATCACGAAGTACGCCAGCGCCCGCGCTACCTCATTACCACGATCTTGCAGCAAAAGGATGAGTCATGA